DNA from Sorangium aterium:
CGGGATGTTCCGCGAGCTGACGCCGAAGTTCGCGAAGCGCTTCGCCGAGGTCGGCGATCAGATCGTGGAGGCGACGCGCGCCTACGTGGACGAGGTCCAGTCGCGCACGTTCCCCGCTGCAGAGCACAGCTTCAAGCCGAACGGGCCTCGCCGGGCCGCCACCGTGCCCGCCGCGCCGGCCAAGCCCGAGTTCGCGCCGGCGGACGAGATCCCCCCGCACTGGCAGACGCACTGAGCGCGGCGGCGCGGTGCGGTGCGGTGCGGTCGATTGACTCGACTCGACTCGACTCGACGCCCGGCTGCTCCGCGCCGGCAGGCGCGCGCTCCGCGCGGGGGAGCGCGCCCGCGGTGGCCGGCCTCAGCTCGCCCGGCCTTCCGCCGGCTCCTGCCGCCCTGCGATGGAGCGCAGCAGGAGCTCGACCGCGAGCAATCCGAGCAGCAGCAGCGCGACGTAGGGCGACCCGTCGATCGACGCGGCCATGCCGCCCAGCTCCGCCGCGCGGGCGCTCTCGGCGACGCGCCGCGGGCGGAGGTCGATCTCGCGCTCCGGGACGGACACGACGCGCGTCGAGCGCTCGCCGTCAAGGGTGAGCTCGTAGAGGCCGGCGAGCGGCGGAGACACGCGCAGGCGCCGCTCGACCTCGGCGACGGGGAGCGCCTCGCGTGACCGCGAGCCCTGCGGGGCCCCGTCGCGATCGAACCGCACGCGCTCGACCTTGACGTCGTGGTAGCCGTCGAACGTCCACACCTCGCCCGCGGAGAGGCGCCGCGCGCCGCCGCGGGCGCGCGCGGCGCCGACGAAGCCGTCGAGCAGCGACAGGAACGCGGGCCGCAGCGCGACGTCGCTCTCCTCCGTGCTGAGGGGCAGCGTCATGAACAGCACCACGCCGCGCCCGAGCGGGCGGCGCACGAGGAACGGGGCGCCGTCCGCCCACCGCGCGAGCACCTCGGCGCCCTCGGAGGCCTCGGCTCCCAGCGTCGCCCGGCCGCGCGGGGCGACGTCGGCGAGGCCGGGCGCGGACGGGCCGAGCCAGCCCGCCGTCGCCGGATCCACGCCGGGCACCGGGGAGGCCGACCAGCGGACGACGCCGGGGACCAGCGGCTCGAACCCTGCGCCGAGCGGCGCCGCGGCCGCGCGCTGGCCGAGCGTCAGCAGCGCGACGCCGCCGCGCTCGACCCACGCGGCGAGCGAGCGGCGCACCTCCGGCGTGAAGCCGGGCGCGTCATCGACGATGAGCCCGGCGTGCGCGGCGAGCTCATCCGCGTGCTCCGGGACCGAGGGCAGCGGCCTGATCTGCGCGTCCAGGTCGAGCGCCGAGAGGGCCTGCTCGAGCGGCGGCGGGCCGCCCGTCTCGACGTGCGTGGTCGCGGGGTCGACAACGACCGCGATCGAGAGCGGGCCGCCGGCGGAGATGATCGGGGCGCGGTCGTCCTCGGCGATCGCGTCGCCGCCGGTGAGCGCGGCGATCAGGATCTCGGGCGCCCCGGCGGGGAGGTCGATCGAGAGCTCCTCGGCGCGCAGGGCCGGATCGAGCGCGACCTTGCCGAGCACGGCGTCGCCGGCGCGCACCTCGAGGGATCGCCCCGCCGCGGCGGAGGCGCCTGCGGCGGAGGCGCCCGCGGCGAGCGGCACGTCCGCGCCGCCGTCTCGCTGCGCGACGGCGATGTCGGGCCCGCGCGCCGCGGTCGACGCGGCGGTGCAGACGACGCGGACGCGCGCCTTCTGGCCGGATCGATCGGCGCGCACGATCCCGCAGTCCTGGCCCGTCGCCTCGAGCTCCTGGAGCGGCACCCACGTGGCGATGTCGGGGGTGCCCGAGATGGGCGGGGCGCCGGGCGTGCCGTCCGCGAGGTCGCTGAGGAGCACGATGCGCTTGTCGCTCTGAGGGAGCCCCCGGAGCAGATCGCGGGCGAGCGCGAGGGCGCCGTCGATGTCGGTTGCGCGGTCCGACGGCGCCGCCGCGGCGAGCGCTTCGCTGACGGCGGCGAGGTTGGTGGTCGATGCGAGGGCGACGCGGGCCGGGGCGCCCGCGAGGACGAGCGCTGCGGCGTCGCCGGGAGCGAGGCCGCTGGCGAGCTCGCGCGCGGCCGTGAGCGCGCGCTCGAACCGCGAGGACGCCTGGCTCGACCGCCCCTCGCGCGCGGCGCCCTCGGCGCCGTCCGTGCGCGCCCGCATGCTGAGCGAGTCGTCGATGACGATGGCGAGCGCGACCGACGCGCCGGCCCTGCGGCTGAGCGACAGGTGCGAGCAGCGCAGGAGCGGCGTGGCGCCGAGCACCGCGAGCGCGAGCACCGAGACGGCCCGCGTGGCGAAGAGGGCGCGGTCCTCGAGGAGGCTCCGGCGCCGCGCCGTCGGCGGCGTGGGCGGGACCAGGCGCGCCGGCGGGAACGGCCGCTCCTCGGCGCGGCGGCGGCGCAGGAGGTGCGCGGCGATCGGCGCGCCGACGAGCAGCGCGACCAGCAGCGCGCCGAGCGTGACGAAGCTCATCGGCGCACCTCGGCGATCGCCTGCACGAGCGCGCGGACGACGTCGGTCGGAGGATCGGCGCTCGTCGCGCGGAGCAGGCGGCCGCCGCGGGACGCGAGCGCCCGCGACCAGCCCTCGGCCAGGGCGGCGAGGCGCGCCTGGTACTGCGCGCGGACCGCCCCCGCGTCGGCCTCCACGACCGCGCCGCCCTCGAGGGCGCGGAGGCGCACGTTGCCCTCGAAGTCGAGCGCCGCTTCGCTGGGATCGAGGACCTGGAGGGCGATCAGCGTGCGGCCGCCGGTGCTCAGCGACGTGAACGCGGAGAGCGCGCGGTCGGCGCCCGACGGGGCCGCGCCGGATTCATGAGCAAGATCGATGAGATCCGAGATGAGCAGGACGACGGCGCCGCGGCGGGCCTTCTTCGCGATGGGCGCGAGCGCGCGCTCGACGGCGCCGGCGTCGCCGCTCCAGTCCTGGGCGGCGGAGGTGGCCTCGAGGGCGCCGACGATCCGCTCGAACGCCTCGCGCCCCGCCATCGCGGGCAGGCCGTGGGTCCCGGCGCCGCCGAGCCAGGCGAGCCCCACCGGGTCGCCGGTCGCGAGCGCGACGCGGGCCATGGCCGCGGCGATGAGCGCCGCGTAGGCCAGCTTGGCGCCGGGCGCGCGCCGGCCGCGGTAGGACATCGACGCGGTCGCGTCGACGCACAGCCACAGGGCGCGATCGGTCTCGGTCTCGAACTCGCGCACCATGAGGCGATCGTGGCGGAGCAGGGCGCGGCGATCGAAGAAGCGGAGATCGTCGCCGGGCACATAGGGCCGCTGGCCGCCGAACTCGACGCCCGCGCCCTTGCGGACGCTCCGGTGCATCCCGGCGTAGACGCCCTCGGCGACGGCGCGCGACTTGAGGCGGAGCGGGGCGAGGCCGCCCCAGTCGATGGGGAACGCGGCGAGCGAGGCGCGATCGGAGGCGAGCGGCACGGTCCGCTTCTTAGCCTGGATCCACGGGGCGATCACCTCGCGCCAGCCGTGCGCCGGCGCCGCGGGTGGACGTGCGGCAACGGCGCGTCGGCGCCGCGGGTGGACGCGCGGCAACGGCGCGTCGGCGCCGCGGGTGGACGCGCCGCTGCCGTGCATCGGAGGCGCGGCAGCTGCGCGCCAGGGGCGCTGAGCCGCGCTCGGGGACGCTCCTGGGCTCCCTCCCTCGCGCGGCTTTCTCGTGGGCTTTCCCGTTCTTCCGGGGGCGAGGGCTTGCCGAGGCGACGCCCGCCGCACATCAGCTCCGTGGAATGGCTGACGAGAAGAGGCCGGCGTCGCGCGCGTGGCTCGGGTACCTGCTGATCGCGGTCGGGATCCTGGTCCTTTCCGGGATCGTCAGGTCACGAGGGCGCCCGCTCGTGCCGTACGACGAGGCGGTCGCCGAGGTGCGGCGCGGGGAGATCTCCTCGGCGATCGTGAAGCCCGACGAGATCGAGCTGGTCCGCCGCGCCAGCCCGCAGCGACCGGAGGAGCAGGTCCGCGTGACGCGGCTGCCCGGCGTCCAGGACGAGCCGATCGTGAGGGCGCTGCTCGACCAGCAGGTCCACATCGAGGCGAAGAACCCCCAGACGTCGGTGTGGATGCAGGTGGCGATCTGGCTGTTGCCGCTCTTCCTCATCAACGCGGCGTTCTTCATGATGCTGCGGCGGGCGGGGCAGGGGGCCGGCGGGCCGCTCGGGTTCCTGCGCAGCAAGGCGAAGATCTACGATCGATCGAAGCAGGATCCGGTGCGCTTCTCCGACGTCGCCGGCGTCGATGAGGCCAAGGACGAGCTCGTCGAGGTCGTCGACTTCCTCAAGGAGCCCTCGAGGTACCGCTCGCTGGGCGGGCGGATCCCGCGCGGCCTCCTGCTCATCGGGCCGCCCGGCACCGGCAAGACGCTCCTCGCGCGGGCGGTGGCGGGCGAGGCGAACGTGCCGTTCTTCTCGCTGAACGCGAGCGAGTTCGTCGAGATGTTCGTGGGGCTCGGGGCCGCGCGGGTCCGCGAGCTCTTCGAGGAGGCGCGCAAGAGCGCGCCCAGCATCGTGTTCATCGACGAGATCGACGCCGTGGGCAGGACCCGGGGCGGCCTCGGCGCCCTCGCGACCCACGACGAGCGAGAGCAGACGCTCCACCAGCTCCTCGCCGAGCTCGACGGCTTCGACGCGCGCACCACCGTGATCCTGATGGCGGCCACCAACCGCCCCGAGGTGCTCGATCCGGCCCTCCTGCGGCCCGGGCGCTTCGATCGTCAGGTCATCGTGGATCGGCCCGATCTGCGGGGCCGCGAGGCGATCCTCGCCGTCCACGCGCGGCGGGTGCCGCTCGCGAAGGACGTCGATCTCGGGCTCGTGGCGCGCCGCACGTCGGGCATGGTCGGCGCCGATCTCGCGAAGATCGTCAACGAGGCCGCGCTGGCCGGGGCGCGGCGCGGCGCCAGGGAGATCGGACAGGCCGATTTCGACGAGGCGCTCGATCGCTCGCAGCTCGGGCTCCGGCGGCGCGGGCAGATCATGACCGCGGAGGAGCGGCGGCGCGTGGCCTACCACGAGGCCGGGCACGCCCTCGTCGCGCTCGCGCTGCCAGCAGCGGATCCGGTGGAGCGGGTGTCCATCGTGGCCCGCACGATCGGCGCGCTCGGCGTGACGATCCAGGTGCCCCGCGACGAGCGTCAGCTGGCCACCGAGCAGGAGATCGAGTCGCGCGTCACGGTGATGCTCGGCGGCAGGGCGGCGGAGGAGATCGCGCTGGGGCAGGTGTCGAGCGGCGCGCACGACGATCTCGGGCGCGCCACGGCGCTCGTCCGCGAGATGGTGACCCGCCTCGGGATGAGCCGGCGCCTCGGGCTGGCCGCGCTCGCGCGCACCGTCGGCGCGCCGATGCTCGGCGTGATCCAGGAGGAGCGCACGTGCAGCGAGGAGACCGCCCGCGAGGTCGACGAGGAGGTGAGGGAGCGGCTCGGCGAGATGTACCTGAAGGCCAAGCAGCTGCTCGTCGATCGCCGCGAGGGCCTCGAGGCGGTCGCGGATGCGCTCGTGCTCAAGGAGACGCTGCGCGGCGAGGATCTGGCGGAGATCGCGGCCGTGTCGACGCGCCGGAAGATCGCCGTGGGCCCGCCGAGCGCGGCGTGAGCCTCAGGCCGCGCGCCGCCAGCGCCTCAGGCCGCCCGCGAGCGCGGCCAGCGACAGGCCGGCGGCCGCCCAGGCCCGGCCGCCGGCGCCCTCGCGCGGCGCGCCGCCGGCCGCGCGGCAGGCGCAGCCGCCGTCCTCCTCCGCGAGCTCGCCGCTGCCTGCCGGGGCCTCCGGCTCGCCGACGCCGATCCCTCGCACCGCGATCATCTGCACGGGTCGGTCGGGGTCGTTGGACTCGACAAGGACGGTCGCCGCGAGCTCGCCGCTCGCCTTCGGCGCGAAGCGGATCGCGAAGTCGACCTCCGTTTCGGGGTCGATCCCGAGCGCCGCGTCCGCGAGCTCGAAGCTCTCCGGGTCGTCGGTCGTCACGACGGCATCGAGCAGCGCCTCCCCCGTGTTCGACAGCCGGACGAGCTCCACGTTGGCCTGCCCCACCTCCACGGCGCCGAAATCGATCTCCTGCTTGTCCAGCGCGAGGTCCGGGAGCGGCACATGGACGCGCTCGCTCTCGAAGACCCATTCCCGCTCGGTGAGCGGGAAGGCGAGCGGGATGTCGACGAGCGGGATCGACCACGAGCGGCCCAGCACGATGACGCTGAACGCGGGGACGAGGTGGAGCGTGCCGTCGTACCGCACCGAGCCCTCCGGACGAACGTTGAGCTCGACCGACGGGCCTCCCAGGTAGTCCACGGAGGAGGCTCCGCCCTCGGGGGTGACGTCGCCTCCGCTCACCGTGGCCTGATCGAGCGTCTCGATGGCCACGCGATGGGTCGTGTAGCGGGCCGCGACGTCCATCGCGATGTCGAGCTCGAACCTCCCGTCGATTCCGGGGATCGAGCCGCCGATGACGTCGCCGAGCGACACGGACGCAATGCGCTGCAGCTCGGTGGAGCTCTCCAGCGTGATGCCCGGCGCCCAGCCCCACGCGTCGAACTGCTCGCGGGCGTGCACCTGGAAATCGATCTGGGGCACATAGGGGATATCGCCCGTCCAGTCGACGTCCTGGCCCAGGACGGAAATGCTGATGCGTCCCTGTGCGCTGACATCGAGTCCGTAATCGCAGCTGAACGCGCCTCCGTCCGGGGCGCCTGGTGCCTTGAGCGCGAGCGCCTCTGGCCATGACGCCTCGAGCGCTCCGCTCAACGAGACCTGGGTGTTGGCGTAGACCGCCGCCCCGAGGCTGACTTGCAGGGGTGAGCCCGGCGGGACCCAGCCTGTATCGAAGTCGAGCTCGAGCGGGATGGCGTCTTTGCGCTGGAACGTGAGCGGCCCCCGCGCGCAATGGAGCGGATCGTCCGCGCACGGCACGGCGAGCGAGTCGTAGGCCGACGCGGCCGCGGGGGCGAAGAGGGCGAGCGCGGCGGCGACGCAGGGGAGAGCGCGCCGCCGCCGGGGCCGAGCAGAGCGGAGAGCCGCGAGGGCAGCGCCGCCGGACAGCGAGGAACGCATGAGAACGATTACCACGATCCTCGCGCTCCACGCCATAGCCGCACCCCCGATGGCGGCGCGCCAGGCGCGGCCCAGCTGCGTTTCGGCGGCGCTCTAGCGCGCCCCGAACAACGTGCCGACCACGATGCCGGCGGCCGCACAGAGAATGGCCACCACGGTCCAGAGGATGAGCTCACGCGAGGTGCCGCCCGCCGTCGGTGCAGCGATAGCGGGCGTCTCGCGGACCACCGCGGCCGCGCGTTCGGGGAGCGCCCTGCTCTCCGCGCTCTCCGAACGCGTAACCGGCTGGCCGACGTGGCCAACGCCCGAGGCGGAAGCACCGTCCTGGAGAGGCGCGGCGTAATCCAGGCCGGTCCGCTCGAGCGCGAGATCGGTGATCGAGACGGCGTCCGCGAGGCTCGCGGGGGTGTGGTGCACGACGCGCCGTTCTTCGCGGCAGGCGCGCAGGGCGTCGGCGAACGCCCTGGCGCTCGGGTGCCGCTCGGAAGGGCTCTTGGCGAGGGCCCTCAGGATGACGGCCTCCAGGCCGGCCGAGATGAGCCCGGAGCGCTCGCTGGCGCGCGGCGGCAGCGGCTGCTCGGCGATCTGCGCCGTCATCACGGCGATGGGCGTCCGCTTGCTGAACGGCACGGCGCCGACCGCCATCTCGTAGAGGATGCAGCCGAGCGCGTAGATGTCGCTGCGCGGGTCGACGTCCTCCCCGCGCACCTGCTCCGGCGCCATGTACTCCGGCGTCCCGAAGATCATGTCTTTCTCGGTGAGCCCGGTCGTCTGCTGCTCGCCGTGCACCACCTTCGCGAGCCCGAAATCGACAACGCGGACGCGGCCCGCGAAGGGTGACGGCGCGGCGGCGTGCTCGCCCGGGCGCTCGATGAGCACGTTGGCCGGCTTGAGATCGCGGTGCACCACGCCCGCCGCGTGCGCGGTCTCCAGCGCGGCGCAGATCTGCAGGGCGATCTCGATCGCCAGGTCGATCCCGATCGGCGCGTGGTCCCGCAGGAGCTCCTCGAGCGAGCTGCCGTCGATGTGCTCCAGCGCGATCACGAGGAGCCCGCCCTCCTCGATGAAGTCGAGCATCCGGACGACGTGAGGGCCCTCGACGCGCTCCAGGATCGCGGCCTCCCGGTGATAGCGCCTGAAGATCTGCGGCGTTCCCGAGAGGTGCCTGTGGATCACCTTCAGCGCGACGGGCTGGCCGTCCTCGTCGCGGGTGGCGCGGTAGACGACGCCGGAGGCCCCCTCGCCGATGACGGACTCCACGGTGTACCGCGACGCGACGCCGTGCCCGGCGGGCAGGCGATCGGGCGCGGGCTGCTGCGAGGTCACCGCCCACCGCCCGCGTCCGCCGGGATCGGCGGCGCGGGATCCGGCGAAGGCGCCCTGAGGTGCAGCTCCGTCGACGAGGTGCAGGCGCGCACGATCTTCGGGCTGAGCTCGATGGGATCGAGCCGCGCGGCGGGATCGGCCTCGCGCCACGCGGCGCACGCGGTCTCGGCGAGCCCTGTGGCGTCGAGCGCGACGTAGGCCTCGAGCAGGTGCCGCTGCACCGTGGCGATCTGCACCCGGGCGAGATCGCCGTAGCCGAGCAGGCGGCTCGCCCGCGCCACGGCGTCGATGTAGCGGCCGCTCCGCACGTCGCCGGCGAGCTGCGGCAGCTCGGCGTCGACCCGGCGCTGGGCGTCGCGCGCGCGGCCGGCCCCCTCGGAGCGCACAAGCGCGCCGGAGCTCGCGGCCTCGGCCTTGCCCTCGGCCGTGAGCGGCAGATCCGTGAGCGGGACGAGGATCACCATGCCGCGGC
Protein-coding regions in this window:
- a CDS encoding VWA domain-containing protein, which gives rise to MSFVTLGALLVALLVGAPIAAHLLRRRRAEERPFPPARLVPPTPPTARRRSLLEDRALFATRAVSVLALAVLGATPLLRCSHLSLSRRAGASVALAIVIDDSLSMRARTDGAEGAAREGRSSQASSRFERALTAARELASGLAPGDAAALVLAGAPARVALASTTNLAAVSEALAAAAPSDRATDIDGALALARDLLRGLPQSDKRIVLLSDLADGTPGAPPISGTPDIATWVPLQELEATGQDCGIVRADRSGQKARVRVVCTAASTAARGPDIAVAQRDGGADVPLAAGASAAGASAAAGRSLEVRAGDAVLGKVALDPALRAEELSIDLPAGAPEILIAALTGGDAIAEDDRAPIISAGGPLSIAVVVDPATTHVETGGPPPLEQALSALDLDAQIRPLPSVPEHADELAAHAGLIVDDAPGFTPEVRRSLAAWVERGGVALLTLGQRAAAAPLGAGFEPLVPGVVRWSASPVPGVDPATAGWLGPSAPGLADVAPRGRATLGAEASEGAEVLARWADGAPFLVRRPLGRGVVLFMTLPLSTEESDVALRPAFLSLLDGFVGAARARGGARRLSAGEVWTFDGYHDVKVERVRFDRDGAPQGSRSREALPVAEVERRLRVSPPLAGLYELTLDGERSTRVVSVPEREIDLRPRRVAESARAAELGGMAASIDGSPYVALLLLGLLAVELLLRSIAGRQEPAEGRAS
- a CDS encoding choice-of-anchor D domain-containing protein, with translation MRSSLSGGAALAALRSARPRRRRALPCVAAALALFAPAAASAYDSLAVPCADDPLHCARGPLTFQRKDAIPLELDFDTGWVPPGSPLQVSLGAAVYANTQVSLSGALEASWPEALALKAPGAPDGGAFSCDYGLDVSAQGRISISVLGQDVDWTGDIPYVPQIDFQVHAREQFDAWGWAPGITLESSTELQRIASVSLGDVIGGSIPGIDGRFELDIAMDVAARYTTHRVAIETLDQATVSGGDVTPEGGASSVDYLGGPSVELNVRPEGSVRYDGTLHLVPAFSVIVLGRSWSIPLVDIPLAFPLTEREWVFESERVHVPLPDLALDKQEIDFGAVEVGQANVELVRLSNTGEALLDAVVTTDDPESFELADAALGIDPETEVDFAIRFAPKASGELAATVLVESNDPDRPVQMIAVRGIGVGEPEAPAGSGELAEEDGGCACRAAGGAPREGAGGRAWAAAGLSLAALAGGLRRWRRAA
- a CDS encoding DUF58 domain-containing protein; translation: MPLASDRASLAAFPIDWGGLAPLRLKSRAVAEGVYAGMHRSVRKGAGVEFGGQRPYVPGDDLRFFDRRALLRHDRLMVREFETETDRALWLCVDATASMSYRGRRAPGAKLAYAALIAAAMARVALATGDPVGLAWLGGAGTHGLPAMAGREAFERIVGALEATSAAQDWSGDAGAVERALAPIAKKARRGAVVLLISDLIDLAHESGAAPSGADRALSAFTSLSTGGRTLIALQVLDPSEAALDFEGNVRLRALEGGAVVEADAGAVRAQYQARLAALAEGWSRALASRGGRLLRATSADPPTDVVRALVQAIAEVRR
- a CDS encoding serine/threonine-protein kinase — its product is MTSQQPAPDRLPAGHGVASRYTVESVIGEGASGVVYRATRDEDGQPVALKVIHRHLSGTPQIFRRYHREAAILERVEGPHVVRMLDFIEEGGLLVIALEHIDGSSLEELLRDHAPIGIDLAIEIALQICAALETAHAAGVVHRDLKPANVLIERPGEHAAAPSPFAGRVRVVDFGLAKVVHGEQQTTGLTEKDMIFGTPEYMAPEQVRGEDVDPRSDIYALGCILYEMAVGAVPFSKRTPIAVMTAQIAEQPLPPRASERSGLISAGLEAVILRALAKSPSERHPSARAFADALRACREERRVVHHTPASLADAVSITDLALERTGLDYAAPLQDGASASGVGHVGQPVTRSESAESRALPERAAAVVRETPAIAAPTAGGTSRELILWTVVAILCAAAGIVVGTLFGAR
- the ftsH gene encoding ATP-dependent zinc metalloprotease FtsH, with the translated sequence MADEKRPASRAWLGYLLIAVGILVLSGIVRSRGRPLVPYDEAVAEVRRGEISSAIVKPDEIELVRRASPQRPEEQVRVTRLPGVQDEPIVRALLDQQVHIEAKNPQTSVWMQVAIWLLPLFLINAAFFMMLRRAGQGAGGPLGFLRSKAKIYDRSKQDPVRFSDVAGVDEAKDELVEVVDFLKEPSRYRSLGGRIPRGLLLIGPPGTGKTLLARAVAGEANVPFFSLNASEFVEMFVGLGAARVRELFEEARKSAPSIVFIDEIDAVGRTRGGLGALATHDEREQTLHQLLAELDGFDARTTVILMAATNRPEVLDPALLRPGRFDRQVIVDRPDLRGREAILAVHARRVPLAKDVDLGLVARRTSGMVGADLAKIVNEAALAGARRGAREIGQADFDEALDRSQLGLRRRGQIMTAEERRRVAYHEAGHALVALALPAADPVERVSIVARTIGALGVTIQVPRDERQLATEQEIESRVTVMLGGRAAEEIALGQVSSGAHDDLGRATALVREMVTRLGMSRRLGLAALARTVGAPMLGVIQEERTCSEETAREVDEEVRERLGEMYLKAKQLLVDRREGLEAVADALVLKETLRGEDLAEIAAVSTRRKIAVGPPSAA
- a CDS encoding LysM peptidoglycan-binding domain-containing protein; translation: MGALAATTLVGSAAAAFPHVVREGETLAQIAERTYGRVQMEQVLVAANALDAGAGVPIMPGLRLEVPALGHHRVTAGETWAILAERLLGTADRSDVLALSNDTWPWLEPTDGQEIIVPYNLRYVVGQHDTLLTIAYRFLGKRDQAWMLDKYNHLKQDPLRRGMVILVPLTDLPLTAEGKAEAASSGALVRSEGAGRARDAQRRVDAELPQLAGDVRSGRYIDAVARASRLLGYGDLARVQIATVQRHLLEAYVALDATGLAETACAAWREADPAARLDPIELSPKIVRACTSSTELHLRAPSPDPAPPIPADAGGGR